CCGCTCGTGGGGTGCCGACGCCGAGGAACGGGAGCACCTCGCGTACGACCAGCTCTCGCTCCTCACCGTGTGGGGCACGCGGGCCGGGGCGGACGCGGGGCTGCGCGACTACGCCAACCGGGAGTGGGCCGGACTGGTCGGCGGGCTCTACCGGCTGCGCTGGGACACGTACTTCAAGGAGTTGCGGGCGGCACTCGGCGAAGGACGCGAGCCGAAGGCCGTGGACTGGTTCGCGCTCGAAGACGGATGGATTCGTGACCCGGGGCGCCTCGCGGCCCGGCCGACCGGAGACACGTACAAAGTCGCTGTTCAGGTGCGCGAACGGCTGACCGGGACGCGCTGACCGGGCGGACACGGCCTCCAAGATCACCAACTCGCCCTCCCTTGACGGGTATACGTCATCCTCGAACTCTGGTAGGAAACCTTCCTAACAGTACGCGGAAGAGCCCAAGCGTCATCGGATCGACGAACTCCCCCACCTTGGAGGTCCCGTGCCCACCCCCCATCGCGCCCCCACGCCCCGCCTGCACACCTCACGCCGCACCCTGCTCGGCTTCATCGGCGCCTCGCTCGTCGCGGGCCCCGTCATCGCCTCGCAGACGGCGGGCGCCGCGCCCACCGCCAAGGCGGGCGGACTCGACGATCCGGCGAAGAAGGAGATCGCCATGCAGATCGTGTGCAGCGCCGAGAACTCCGACCTCAAGTGGAAGGACTACTACCGCTACTGCGAGGACATAGACGACGGCCGCGGCTACACCGCCGGGATCATCGGCTTCTGCTCGGGCACCGGCGACATGCTCGACCTCGTCGAGCTCTACACCCAGCGCAAGCCGAACAACATCCTCGCCAAGTACCTGCCCGCGCTGCGCGAGGTGGACGGCACCGACTCCCACGACGGCCTCGACCCCAACTTCAAGCGCGACTGGGAGAAGGCCGCCCAGGATTCCGAGTTCCAGAAGGCGCAGAACGACGAGCGTGACCGCGTCTACTTCAACCCTGCCGTCAAGCAGGGCAAGGCCGACGGCATCGGTGTCCTCGGGCAGTTCGCGTACTACGACGCGATCGTCATGCACGGCAACGGCGGCGACAGCACCAGCTTCGCCAACATCCGCAAGCGCGCCCTGCGTTCGGCCAAGACACCGGCCCAGGGCGGCGACGAGGTCACCTACCTCAACGCTTATCTGGACGCGCGCGTCTGGGCGATGAAGCAGGAAGAGGCACACGAGGACACCAGCCGCGTCGACACGGCCCAGCGGGTGTTCCTGAAGAAGGGCAACCTGAACCTGAACACGCCGCTGGAGTGGAAGGTGTACGGAGACCCGTACCGCATCGGCTGAGCCGTCCGCCGTCCGCATCGGCGCGGGCACCCCGCCACACCGGCACCCCGCCTCCCGGTGCCCGCGCCGATGTAGGAGCGCTTACGAGTTGCGTGAAGAATTCCTCGCTGGTGCCGGACGGTGCGGCCGTCCGATGCTTGCCCAATGATCGGAATGAACGCGGTCCTCGGCGTCGCAGTGGTCTCCCTCGGCATGGTGCTCACACCCGGGCCCAACATGATGTACCTCGTCTCGCGGAGCATCACCCAGGGCCGGCGCGCCGGGGCGGTGTCCCTGGCCGGGGTGGCCGTCGGCTTCCTCATCTACCTGACGGCGGCCAACCTCGGCCTGTCCGTGGTCTTCCTGGCGGTACCCCAGCTGTACCTGGCCGTGAAGCTGGCGGGTGCCGGATACCTGGCGTGGCTGGCCTGGAAGGCCCTGAAGCCGGGCGGCACCTCGGTCTTCAGCCATCAGGAGCTCGCCCCCGACTCGCCGTGGCGGCTGTTCACCATGGGAGTCCTCACGAACCTCCT
This Streptomyces sp. NBC_01283 DNA region includes the following protein-coding sequences:
- a CDS encoding chitosanase, whose amino-acid sequence is MPTPHRAPTPRLHTSRRTLLGFIGASLVAGPVIASQTAGAAPTAKAGGLDDPAKKEIAMQIVCSAENSDLKWKDYYRYCEDIDDGRGYTAGIIGFCSGTGDMLDLVELYTQRKPNNILAKYLPALREVDGTDSHDGLDPNFKRDWEKAAQDSEFQKAQNDERDRVYFNPAVKQGKADGIGVLGQFAYYDAIVMHGNGGDSTSFANIRKRALRSAKTPAQGGDEVTYLNAYLDARVWAMKQEEAHEDTSRVDTAQRVFLKKGNLNLNTPLEWKVYGDPYRIG
- a CDS encoding LysE family translocator, which gives rise to MIGMNAVLGVAVVSLGMVLTPGPNMMYLVSRSITQGRRAGAVSLAGVAVGFLIYLTAANLGLSVVFLAVPQLYLAVKLAGAGYLAWLAWKALKPGGTSVFSHQELAPDSPWRLFTMGVLTNLLNPKIAIMYVSLIPQFIDPTAGHTLAQGFALGGIQISISLGVNLAIVMAAGTIAVFLAGRPSWLKAQRYVMGTVLGALAIKLATDRTPAAAA